The Pseudomonadota bacterium genomic interval TCGCACATGCATCCGATCCGTGGCGGCCTTAATTACAACATGGAGTTGCGCTGGGATGGCGTGCCGTCGCTAGCCGACGCGCTGCGGATGCTGCGCGAGCAAGCTCAGCGCACTCCGCCGCCGCAGTGGGTGCGTGTGGTCGGCGGTTGGACGGAGTTCCAATTTGCCGAGCGCCGGATGCCGACGCTGGAAGAGATCAACGGAGCCGCGCCCGACACGCCGGTGTTCGTGCTGCACCTCTACGATCGTGCGCTTCTCAACGGTGCGGCGTTGCGCGCCGTTGGCTATACGAAAGATACGCCCGCGCCCGTGGGCGGAGAAATTCAACGCGACAAGCAAGGCAATCCCACCGGACTTCTCATCGCCAAACCCAATGCGAGTA includes:
- a CDS encoding amidohydrolase family protein; the encoded protein is MGVSHLFGGCSMAAKGREPDLILMNGRIATQDERRSFVQAVAIQDGRFAAVGSNQEIMVLRGAKPRVIDLGGRTVIPGLNDSHMHPIRGGLNYNMELRWDGVPSLADALRMLREQAQRTPPPQWVRVVGGWTEFQFAERRMPTLEEINGAAPDTPVFVLHLYDRALLNGAALRAVGYTKDTPAPVGGEIQRDKQGNPTGLLIAKPNAS